In Castanea sativa cultivar Marrone di Chiusa Pesio chromosome 6, ASM4071231v1, a single window of DNA contains:
- the LOC142638444 gene encoding 18.1 kDa class I heat shock protein-like — protein sequence MALSLFGGRRSNVFDPFSLDIWDPFEGFSAVANVPPSARETTAFATARIDWKETPEAHIFKADLPGLKKEEVKVEVEDGNVLQISGERSKEHEEKNDKWHRVERSCGKFLRRFRLPENAKVEQVKANMENGVLTVIVPKEEQKKTEVKSIEISG from the coding sequence ATGGCGCTCAGTCTTTTCGGTGGCCGAAGAAGCAACGTGTTCGACCCTTTCTCACTGGACATATGGGACCCATTTGAGGGCTTCAGTGCTGTAGCCAACGTTCCTCCCTCGGCTCGTGAAACCACAGCTTTTGCTACAGCACGCATTGATTGGAAGGAAACCCCAGAGGCACACATTTTCAAGGCTGATCTTCCGGGTCTGAAGAAGGAGGAAGTGAAAGTTGAGGTTGAGGATGGGAATGTGTTGCAAATAAGCGGGGAGAGGAGCAAAGAGCATGAGGAAAAGAATGATAAGTGGCACAGGGTTGAGAGGAGCTGTGGCAAGTTTCTTAGGAGGTTTAGGTTGCCAGAGAATGCGAAGGTGGAGCAGGTGAAGGCCAATATGGAGAATGGAGTGCTCACTGTGATTGTGCCTAAGGAGGAGCAGAAAAAGACTGAGGTCAAGTCCATCGAGATCTCTGGTTAA
- the LOC142640836 gene encoding 17.5 kDa class I heat shock protein-like gives MSLIPNFFNRRSNVFDPFSLDVWDPFEGFPHVSHSNFPSETSSFAAAKVDWKETQNAHVFKADVPGLKKEEVKVEVEDGRVLQISGERSQEQEETSGTWHRVERSSGRFSRRFRLPENAKVEEVKAAMENGVLTVTVPKEEVKKPDVRPIQISG, from the coding sequence atgtcgcTGATTCCAAATTTCTTCAACCGCCGATCCAACGTCTTCGACCCATTCTCGCTCGACGTGTGGGACCCATTCGAGGGTTTCCCACATGTCTCTCACTCCAACTTCCCCTCCGAAACGTCGTCGTTCGCCGCCGCTAAAGTTGACTGGAAGGAGACCCAAAACGCGCACGTGTTCAAAGCCGACGTGCCTGGGCTGAAGAAAGAGGAAGTGAAGGTGGAGGTCGAGGACGGTCGGGTTCTACAGATAAGCGGGGAGAGGAGTCAAGAGCAGGAAGAGACGAGTGGTACGTGGCACCGCGTGGAGAGGAGCAGCGGAAGGTTCTCGAGGAGGTTCAGGCTGCCGGAGAACGCAAAGGTCGAGGAAGTCAAGGCTGCAATGGAGAATGGTGTGCTTACTGTCACTGTGCCCAAAGAGGAAGTCAAGAAGCCTGATGTTAGGCCCATTCAGATTTCTGGTTAG
- the LOC142640953 gene encoding 18.5 kDa class I heat shock protein-like, with protein sequence MSLIPNFLNRRSNVLDPFSALDVWNPFEGFPPLSSHSNFPSETSSFAAAKVDWKETQNAHVFKADVPGLKKEEVKVEIEDGRVLQISGERSQEQEEKSDTWHRVERSSGRFSRRFRLPENAKVEEVKAAMENGVLTVTVPKEEVKRPDVRPIQISG encoded by the coding sequence atgtcgcTGATTCCAAATTTCCTCAACCGCCGATCCAACGTCTTGGACCCATTCTCGGCGCTCGACGTGTGGAACCCATTCGAGGGCTTCCCACCGCTCTCCTCTCACTCCAACTTCCCCTCCGAAACGTCGTCGTTCGCCGCCGCTAAAGTGGACTGGAAGGAGACCCAGAACGCGCACGTGTTCAAAGCCGACGTGCCCGGGCTGAAGAAAGAGGAAGTGAAGGTGGAGATCGAGGACGGTCGGGTTCTACAGATAAGCGGGGAGAGGAGTCAAGAGCAGGAAGAGAAGAGTGACACGTGGCACCGCGTGGAGAGGAGCAGCGGAAGGTTCTCGAGGAGGTTCAGGCTGCCGGAAAACGCTAAGGTCGAGGAGGTTAAGGCTGCAATGGAGAATGGTGTGCTTACTGTCACTGTGCCCAAAGAGGAAGTCAAGAGGCCTGATGTTAGGCCCATTCAGATTTCTGGTTAG